Proteins encoded by one window of Candidatus Roizmanbacteria bacterium CG_4_9_14_0_2_um_filter_38_17:
- a CDS encoding excinuclease ABC subunit UvrA, with protein sequence MADIVIKGARQHNLKGIDLTIPKNKLIVFTGVSGSGKSSLAFDTIYAEGQRRYVESLSSYARQFLGVMDKPDVDTIEGLSPSISISQKNVSHNPRSTVGTITEIYDYLRLLFARVGHPHCPNCGKEIQMQDIDQITNSAHELIKLATKKAGKRGSRWMILAPVVRGRRGEFTQLFDNVKAKGFTSIRIDGRVYAVEDDLVLIKTNRHNIEVVVDRFIVGKKDLDLNRFKEGLEQALELSNGLVIIAEITDASFELPERPKEFEDHLFSEHFACADCNLNIAEIEPRLFSFNTPHGACKKCNGIGRILKVRSEVVLNDNLTISEGAITPIASHFINDTWLSRLIKSVCEQNGIPFREQVSSLSVAQKKLLIEGTGKKLYRVMGENRYGQTTSIEEQFLGITNILEKKHAETGSSYMRDQIERFMHREVCPDCNGSRLKMEALSVTIEGINIAQLTNFTIKDAFDWIKRAKFSNKEQIISKPIISELTSRLGFLNSVGLNYLTLAREAGTLAGGETQRIVLASQIGSGLTGVLYVLDEPSIGLHQRDNARLIKTLKHLRDLDNTVVVVEHDQETMESSDWIVDFGPGGGKHGGEVVAEGTYEQIKRNDNSLTGKYLSGKLRVEHKSKAIDKSKQKYLTITNCSQFNLQNIDVELPLGKLICITGVSGSGKSTLVVETLYRALKSKLNPYYKDTPGKYKDISGYEQTKAVQLIDQSPIGRTPRSNPVTYTKAFDYIRDVFTNTKTAKIRGYSKGRFSFNVKGGRCEACEGQGENKIEMQFMPDVYVKCEVCKGKRYNSQTLDVLYKGKNIAQVLEMTVEEGVKFFKGYSQISRKLITLEEVGLGYIELGQPAPLLSGGEAQRVKLAAELSKHGAGSTIYILDEPTTGLHFHDLKKLLYVLHKLVEKGNTVIVIEHNLDIIKNADWVIDLGPEGGAAGGKIVAKGTPFDVAKVKSSYTGQYLAKLK encoded by the coding sequence GTGGCAGATATAGTTATCAAAGGGGCGAGACAGCATAATTTAAAGGGAATAGATCTTACTATTCCTAAAAATAAGCTGATTGTATTTACTGGAGTTTCCGGAAGTGGAAAAAGCTCCTTAGCCTTTGATACCATCTACGCTGAGGGTCAGAGACGGTATGTGGAGTCTCTTTCTTCATATGCAAGGCAGTTCCTGGGAGTAATGGATAAACCGGATGTAGACACGATTGAAGGCTTATCTCCCTCAATATCTATTAGCCAAAAAAATGTATCACATAATCCAAGGTCTACAGTGGGAACAATTACGGAGATTTATGATTATTTAAGACTGTTATTTGCTAGAGTAGGTCACCCTCATTGCCCCAACTGTGGAAAAGAAATTCAGATGCAAGACATTGACCAGATCACTAATTCAGCTCATGAGTTGATTAAGTTGGCAACTAAAAAGGCGGGGAAAAGAGGTAGCAGGTGGATGATTTTAGCCCCTGTTGTAAGAGGTAGAAGGGGTGAATTTACCCAGTTATTTGATAACGTAAAAGCTAAAGGATTTACCTCGATTCGCATAGATGGAAGAGTATATGCGGTTGAAGATGATCTGGTTCTGATTAAAACTAATAGACATAATATCGAAGTTGTAGTAGATAGGTTTATTGTTGGTAAAAAAGATTTGGATTTAAATAGGTTTAAAGAAGGACTAGAGCAGGCTTTAGAATTATCAAATGGATTAGTCATTATTGCAGAGATAACTGACGCTTCATTTGAGTTACCGGAGAGACCTAAGGAGTTTGAAGATCACTTATTTTCAGAGCACTTTGCTTGCGCTGACTGCAATTTAAATATCGCAGAGATAGAGCCTAGACTTTTTAGCTTTAACACACCTCATGGAGCATGCAAAAAATGTAATGGTATTGGGAGAATCTTAAAGGTAAGGTCAGAAGTTGTTCTGAATGATAACTTAACAATTTCTGAAGGAGCAATTACTCCAATTGCTAGTCATTTTATTAATGATACTTGGCTGTCAAGACTCATTAAATCTGTATGTGAACAAAATGGCATTCCTTTTAGAGAACAAGTAAGTAGCTTGAGTGTTGCACAGAAAAAGCTATTGATCGAAGGAACTGGTAAAAAACTGTATCGGGTAATGGGTGAGAATAGATACGGTCAGACAACGTCAATCGAAGAGCAGTTCCTGGGCATAACAAATATCTTGGAAAAAAAACATGCAGAGACAGGCTCAAGCTACATGCGTGATCAGATCGAGAGATTCATGCATAGAGAAGTTTGCCCTGACTGTAATGGATCAAGACTTAAAATGGAAGCTCTATCAGTAACAATAGAGGGAATAAATATTGCGCAGTTAACAAATTTTACTATTAAAGATGCCTTTGACTGGATTAAAAGAGCTAAATTCTCTAATAAGGAACAGATAATTTCTAAACCAATTATTAGCGAATTGACAAGTAGATTGGGTTTTCTAAATTCAGTTGGCCTGAATTATCTCACACTGGCAAGAGAAGCGGGCACATTAGCTGGTGGGGAAACTCAAAGAATAGTTTTAGCAAGTCAGATTGGCTCTGGCTTGACCGGAGTGCTCTATGTATTAGATGAGCCATCAATTGGATTACATCAAAGAGATAATGCCAGACTTATAAAGACATTAAAACATCTTCGTGATTTAGATAATACTGTGGTTGTAGTTGAGCATGATCAAGAAACCATGGAAAGTTCTGACTGGATAGTAGACTTTGGACCTGGTGGTGGTAAACATGGTGGAGAGGTCGTTGCGGAAGGGACATATGAGCAGATCAAGAGAAATGATAATTCTCTAACTGGTAAATATTTATCTGGAAAACTTAGAGTTGAACACAAGTCAAAAGCTATAGATAAATCTAAACAAAAATACTTAACTATTACTAATTGTAGCCAGTTTAATCTGCAAAACATAGACGTAGAGTTGCCTTTAGGAAAACTTATCTGTATTACAGGTGTATCAGGAAGCGGTAAATCTACACTTGTTGTCGAAACACTGTATAGAGCACTTAAAAGCAAACTTAACCCCTACTATAAAGATACGCCTGGTAAGTATAAAGATATTTCTGGATATGAACAGACGAAAGCAGTTCAGCTTATAGACCAATCACCAATTGGTAGAACACCAAGATCTAACCCAGTGACATATACAAAGGCTTTTGACTATATTAGAGATGTATTTACAAATACCAAAACAGCTAAAATTCGCGGTTATTCTAAAGGAAGATTTTCTTTTAATGTAAAGGGTGGGCGCTGTGAAGCATGTGAGGGGCAAGGTGAAAATAAAATTGAGATGCAGTTTATGCCAGATGTCTATGTAAAATGCGAAGTTTGCAAAGGAAAAAGGTATAACTCACAGACACTCGATGTTTTGTATAAAGGTAAAAATATAGCCCAGGTACTTGAGATGACAGTTGAGGAGGGTGTTAAATTTTTTAAGGGATACTCGCAAATTAGTAGAAAATTAATAACCCTTGAAGAAGTAGGCCTTGGGTATATTGAACTTGGGCAGCCAGCGCCATTATTGTCTGGCGGAGAGGCACAAAGAGTAAAACTAGCTGCTGAACTATCGAAACATGGAGCTGGATCAACTATATATATACTTGATGAACCTACAACGGGTTTACACTTCCATGACCTAAAAAAGTTACTTTATGTGCTTCATAAGTTAGTAGAAAAAGGAAATACGGTTATCGTAATTGAGCACAATTTAGATATCATTAAAAATGCTGACTGGGTTATTGATCTAGGCCCTGAGGGAGGAGCAGCGGGCGGAAAAATCGTAGCAAAGGGAACACCTTTTGATGTAGCTAAGGTTAAAAGCTCTTATACTGGTCAATATCTAGCAAAACTCAAGTAA